The sequence GCCGGCGGCAGATCGGACACGCTGGCCGGCGGCATCGCTGGCGGCAGCAGCGTGGGAGCCGCCGTCGCGCTGCCCTGGTCGCCGCCTCGCGCGGCGGGACCGGCGCCGGCCGGCGCGGCGGCGGACGCGCTCGTCACGGCGCCCGGCGAAGCATCGGAGGCGGCGGGTGAAGCACCGGAGGCGGCGGTGGTCGCTTGCGTGCCGGGGGGCGCCTCGGACTGTGCGCGATTCCGCACGGCGGTCACCGCCTTGTCGGCCGCCTTGACGAGCTGTGTCGTCACGACCGAGGGCGGGAAGGGGAGCTTCGGGGCGACGAAGAGCTCGAGCTTCAGGATCGTGTGGTGCTCGTCGACGGCGCGGAGCCGCCAGCGGGCGCGGAAGTCGGCGACGTTGCCGCGCTTGTGGCGGCCGGAGATCACCTCGTCGGCGCCGTCCTTGGTGGGCGGCGACATGTCGGCGACCGTCCAGATGTGCGCGGCGCCGTTCAGGATCGGCACCTGGAGATAGACCTCGCTCGTGCCCTTGCGCTTCGCGAGCACGCGGCTCTGGTCGAAGGGGCCGATGAACGTCTTGTAGCTGCCGTAGGAGGTGACGATCTTCCGGACCGCCGACAGGGGCGCTTTCACGAGGATCGCTGCGCCCCCGGTGTCGATCGCGGCGACGGGCCCGGTGGTCTTCAGCGTGTACCGGAGCGCCTTCCCGAGCGACGCGAGCTTCTCCGACTCGGCGTCGGCGGCGCGTGCCGCGCGCGGCGAGAGGGAGAGGGCGAGGACGGCGAGCGAGAAGGCGATCAAGGACAGGGACCACAGTTTCTTCATGGACTCTCCTGTTCGAGCGACGTCCGTCAGCGCGGGCTCCCCCCCACGTAGCGGACATGCGCCTCGGGCGGCGAGACCGCAGCCCCTCGCTACATGTAACTCCGTGAGCAGGCAGCCGCACGCCTGCGCACTACAGAAAACATGCTTTCTTCGGACGAGGTCGGAATTCAGCGATCGGCGTCGGCGCGCTTCACGTTCACGCCGCTGGCGCCGCGCTGCGCGCTGTCGTCGATCGTGGGCGTCGTGGGCGCGGCGCTCGCGGCCTGTCCGGCAGCGTCGGCATCGGGCTCGGACGAGGCCGCGGGCGGCCGCAGGGGCCGCTCGCCTGGCTCCTCGTCGAGCGGGGCCATCTTGCAGGAGCCGTCGAACTGCACGCCGCGATCGATGAAGATGGCGGGCGCGTGCAGGGCGCCGGTCACCTTGGATGGAGCGTAGAGCTCGATGGCGTCGCGGGCGCGGATGCTCGCCTGGACCTCGCCGCCCGTGACGATGCACGTGACCACGTGGATCTCCCCGATCACGAGCGCCCCTTCGCCGATCACGAGCACGTCCTCGCCGCGGATCTCGCCGCGGAAGCTGCCGTCGATGCGCACGCGGCCCTCGAAGAAGAGCTTGCCTTCGAAGTGCGTACCGCGGCCCAGGAGGGCGTTGATCTCGGTGGGCCGGTGGCCCCCGCCGTCGTCGCCGCGCGGGCTTCCTGGGGATCGCGGCGAGAGGGGCGAATCCCTGTCGCCCGGGAAGGACATCGGCTCCATCGCCTGCTGGCTTACTTCAGGCATCGTCACATTCGCAACGGGGGTGCGCGTCAGTCGCGTAACGGGCGCGCCGAGGTGGCCGTGTATGTTGAGTGATTTCCTATGCTTGGAGATGATTTGCGGCAGGGTACGTTTTCTGCAAAGGGGGCGGACCGAGCAGGTGTCCCGGCGCGCTGACCGCGCCGGTGGACGGCGCGCGCGGAGGGTGGGCCGACGTCTGGCAGAGCGCGCGGTGGAGCGTGAGGGTCCGAGGCGACCAGGAGAGGGAGTGGAGATGACGTTCCGATCGTTGCTTGTGGCTGCCGGTGTCCTGGGCAGCATCTCGGTGGCGTCCGCGCAGACGCCGCCCGCGCAGCCGACAGCTCCACCGGCCGATCTCACGCCGCCCCAGCCGCCGCAGCAACCGGCCGCCCCGGCGCCGGCCGCGCCCGGCGCTCCCGCTGCCGCGCCCGGCGCTCCTGCCGCGGCTCCCGGTGCCCCTGCGGCTGCGCCGGGGGTGGCTGCTGCGCCCGCCGCCGCTCCGCCGGCGGAGCCAGCGCCCCCGGCGCAGCCGGAGCCTCCGGCAGAGCCGCCGTCGGCCCCGGTGACACCGCGGTCCGACGCCGTGGTCTCCCCGGTGGTGCGGATGGATCTGGCCACCGCGGCCGATACCGTGCAGGAGGAGGACGAAGAGACGAACCTGCGCTGGCGCGGGACGAGCTTCACCTGGAACCAGGCCGGCAGCACGACCCTCTTCGGCGTCGGCGGCGAGTACACGCCCGACATCCAGGTCTACGGCTGGGATTTCACGCTGCGGCCGAGCTACTACCTGCTCGACCGCCCCAAGGACAAGGTGTCGCTGTCGGCCGAGATCGGCTGGCTCGTCGAGCTCACGAACAGCGACACCACCGCCACGTACCGGGAGCCGCAGCTCAAGGACACGACGCTCGGCGCCCGGTACAGCCGCGCGCTCTGGGAGAGCGGCGGCGCGAACAAAGGCGAGTACAAGACGGACGCCGCCATGCGGCTGCGCGTGACCCTGCCGACCTCGCCGCAGAGCTGGAACTCGGGCGACTACTTCACCGTGTCGGTCGGTCCGCAGGTGAGCCAGAAGATCAAGCTGCTCGGTTCGAAGGCCGACGGGCTCAACCATGTGACGGCGACGCTCGGCGTGACGTATGCCCACCTGTTCTCCAGATCGATCATGCGGGTGAACCCGGAT is a genomic window of Sorangium aterium containing:
- a CDS encoding SRPBCC family protein; the protein is MKKLWSLSLIAFSLAVLALSLSPRAARAADAESEKLASLGKALRYTLKTTGPVAAIDTGGAAILVKAPLSAVRKIVTSYGSYKTFIGPFDQSRVLAKRKGTSEVYLQVPILNGAAHIWTVADMSPPTKDGADEVISGRHKRGNVADFRARWRLRAVDEHHTILKLELFVAPKLPFPPSVVTTQLVKAADKAVTAVRNRAQSEAPPGTQATTAASGASPAASDASPGAVTSASAAAPAGAGPAARGGDQGSATAAPTLLPPAMPPASVSDLPPADDTSVRRDKDVARR
- a CDS encoding bactofilin family protein, yielding MPEVSQQAMEPMSFPGDRDSPLSPRSPGSPRGDDGGGHRPTEINALLGRGTHFEGKLFFEGRVRIDGSFRGEIRGEDVLVIGEGALVIGEIHVVTCIVTGGEVQASIRARDAIELYAPSKVTGALHAPAIFIDRGVQFDGSCKMAPLDEEPGERPLRPPAASSEPDADAAGQAASAAPTTPTIDDSAQRGASGVNVKRADADR